A single genomic interval of Arctopsyche grandis isolate Sample6627 chromosome 8, ASM5162203v2, whole genome shotgun sequence harbors:
- the Cht10 gene encoding chitinase 10: MGRLFFKGTTILLVVVHLAGVVQPKTLRRRQDVSMREFPLLRGGFNRNAVESSPVEQQTIQSAALRDAMNINNDEIGSRRLPLRAAVESIPPKFLRVEAPRERIPMRDAVERRPPAYDDDLFALTDELESLGIDPWSSDKKDEKPPNKIQQAPQNLDKHHYVIQLPESEREHFSQLANNRGGANIKFEYYGAAKPYNSDAAWIHNYAAYQPHGPIDQFRVDNAYQQIVKQSRYGRFTSDDNSNSNRARHLRLNSHIREPIVACYIESWSSYRRAPLSFSSASLPPVCTHVLYAFATLHPETFSLMPNDREYDIIQGGYRMVTGLKRQQLDLKVLISVGGDRWASARRLSQLASMYSRRADFIKNAIEFCKQNGFDGIDLHWQYPGAEDFGGNSSDKNNLVMLLKEMKEAFDPENLIVSMAVPASRFRIEDGYNVTAINQYVEWITIEAFDLRAERESCAVADHHAPLWPRPRDGSGTDNFYNVDYAVKYWLRQGMPASKIVLGVPLFGRSVKLENPANNWPGSRAIGPGDEGEYTQTKGMLAYFEICNNEDSNDWIKKHDEVGSPYITRGDQWISYDDKDSIISKMNYVKKMGLAGGAVWAADMDDFRGLCGQPWPLLTALSNTLRERPVMDGGNRLKSIGSCDLEDGLMSDPKSCASYFMCKRGMKYRLHCHEGTLYDTTASICRVMDPSMCLPGQSLQNLFQDDQHVDTFKVKDLNQDYYGQFKQSTKAAETKRAVCYYTNWSFYRKGDAKAVPEYIDQRLCTHVVYAYASLDPDKLIAKEFDPWADIDNNLYARVTSLDDVKVLLGLGGWTDSAGDKYSRMVSSGSSRRTFVTNLMAFLRRHNFGGVQFDWNYPKCWQSNCAKGPVSDKANFAKLIQELAAEFKKQTPKMELGVAVSGYKEVIDVAYDLASIGRDADYLWVMAFDYHGGWESVVSHGSPLYARPGDRYPQYTADFAIKYLISKGAPADKLLIGLAFYGQTFQLGGTTRSNTPGSSAVGPGTPGDLTKQPGMLAYYEICDRVKNLRWQTGMQNGAGPYAYNRDQWVGYEDPKSITEKVMYAKEQGLGGFVAWTIDLDDFSNVCCAEPFPLLRAANRALGRITPVPPSSSCERPPTPSTPAPPVITTIFDAGASMTTQWTQTPSTTTSPWWTPEKTTTTTTTAKTTTTPWWATSTTTTTTPKPIITTTRATTTARPTTTARPTTTSKPPTTAVQGGSGEPCSVGTYSSDPGSCTTYLICAGGEKKRQQCAPGLHWNAAAMLCDWPTAAQCISNGGMSMMTSTPATFPVKVEMTTHRPMHTTTRWTPTTTTTQRQETTTHNKPTRKPMGDHHHHHHPHKKPTKPPQMACDNGAYYAHNECDMFNICVNNRLIAQVCAPGLIWNQDETMCDYASKTTCKNNGATFKKVAAVLNAPCQEGLFSAYPGDCAQYQLCQWGIFQAFQCSPGLHWNKDRNICDWPDSAKCDETSSGLGPDASVPEVRPEIPTSSGGPAPTQNPMWTPPTVATTTTTTTEASNIEPLSGYYKVVCYFTNWAWYRRGIGKYVPEDINSKLCTHVVYGFAVLDFENLIVKAHDSWADFDNKFYERVTAYKKKGVKVSLALGGWNDSAGDKYSRLVNSAAARARFNNHVLEFLIKHNFDGLDLDWEYPTCWQTDCSKGPDTDKAAFTAWVHELSVAFKPKGLLLSAAVSASKTIIDAGYDVAAIAEDMDWIAVMTYDYRGQWDKKTGHLSSLYYHPDDDNKYFNSNYSMNYWISLGAHPRKLVMGMPFYGQSFTLGTSWDTPADLLANKDKKGLNVPARAGGQAGEYTRSAGFLSYYEICDKVRNQQWTVVQDEEGRMGPYAYKGDQWVGYDDKAMIRKKSQFVKDMNLGGAMIWALDLDDFKNTCGEGVHPLLNAIHDVLKDSGVSQDVPSWVTEKPVQMPVEKPTERPVEMKPPIEPVVAEEEEEGEELMPGEELMPGEELMPGEVESVESEEESGEDASDEVSDYKVVCYFTNWAWYRQGTGKYLPGDIDPSLCTHILYGFAVLDAQNLIVKPHDSWADLDNKFYEKVTAMRSKGVKVLLALGGWNDSAGDKYSRLVNSPSARRKFVVQVLEFVLQNNFDGLDLDWEYPVCWQVECNKGPASDKDGFSALVKELRQAFKPKNLLLTAAVSPNRKVIDAGYDVPVLSQNLDWIAVMTYDYHGQWDKKTGHVAPMYAHPEDADEHFNVNYTIHHWLSRGASRSKLVLGLSLYGQSFSLSMSENNGLNTPTYGGGEAGDFTRARGFLAYYEICERVQRQNWNVVRDPRGRMGPYAYKGDQWVSFDDVPMIRHKSSYIKAMGLGGGMVWALDLDDFRGICGCEKSPLLSAASRELGRLKTPQPKCQLETATGVMVPTPPPEITTQKPAIASTMRPAVATTQRPIATQPPSTGSRPGTVSLSGQPCGGKIFSADPMDCNKYYLCNNGVLQVQSCPANLYWNNDHCDWPSNTKCKPGSPEAGVPPVPVTSAPSAPPKPVATTQKPTVITKPSDLMVVCYFTNWAWYRQGEGKYGPEDIDADLCTHIAYGFAVLDSTKLTITPHDSWADIDNDFYGKVTALRAKGKKVVIAIGGWNDSLGDKYSRLVNSPSSRARFVTNVVEFIEKYHFDGLDLDWEYPKCWQVDCNAGPASDKQGFASLVKELRQAFTPRGWLLSAAVSASRAVIDAAYDVPSLGRDLDWIALMSYDYHGHWDRKTGHVAPLLYYPGDTYDYFNTNFSVNYWIEKGAPPSKIIMGIPLYGQSFTLVDMNNRGLHAPASGPGEAGEFTRAGGFLAYNEICERVKHAGWSVERDPENRIGPWARRGTQWVSFDDTAMVTRKSEMVRKMGLGGAMVWALDLDDFRNRCGCGRHPLLKAINAAFRSQSPPTCDL; encoded by the exons GGCACTACCATTTTATTGGTGGTGGTACATTTGGCTGGTGTTGTCCAGCCAAAGACGCTTCGCAGGAGACAGGATGTGTCCATGAGGGAGTTTCCACTCCTGAGAGGAGGATTCAACAGGAATGCTGTGGAAAGCTCTCCAGTGGAGCAGCAGACTATCCAATCGGCAGCCCTCAGGGATGCCATGAACATCAACAACGACGAAATCGGCTCAAGACGTCTACCTTTGAGAGCCGCAGTCGAGAGCATTCCCCCAAA GTTTTTGCGAGTGGAAGCACCGAGGGAGAGAATTCCGATGAGGGATGCTGTCGAAAGACGTCCTCCAGCATACGACGATGATCTCTTCGCTCTGACAGATGAGCTCGAATCATTAGGAATCGATCCTTGGTCTTCGGATAAGAAGGATGAAAAGCCTCCGAACAAAATCCAACAG GCACCTCAAAACTTAGACAAGCACCACTATGTGATCCAACTTCCGGAATCAGAACGCGAGCACTTCTCCCAGTTGGCCAACAATCGAGGTGGTGCCAATATCAAGTTCGAGTACTATGGAGCAGCCAAGCCGTACAATAGCGATGCAGCTTGGATTCACAATTACGCAGCTTACCAACCACA TGGACCAATCGACCAATTTCGAGTGGACAACGCTTACCAGCAGATAGTCAAGCAATCACGCTACGGCCGCTTCACATCAGAtgataattcaaattcaaatagag CACGCCATTTGAGACTGAACAGCCACATCAGAGAACCAATAGTAGCTTGCTATATCGAAAGTTGGTCTTCGTACAGAAGGGCACCTTTGTCCTTTTCTTCAGCTTCTCTCCCGCCAGTTTGTACCCACGTCTTGTATGCTTTTGCTACTCTACACCCTGAAACGTTCTCGCTAATGCCCAATGACAGGGAATATGACATCATCCAAG GTGGTTATAGGATGGTGACAGGTTTGAAAAGGCAGCAGTTAGATTTGAAAGTTTTGATCTCAGTTGGAGGAGATAGATGGGCCAGCGCCAGAAGATTGTCTCAGTTAGCGTCTATGTATTCTAGAAGGGCTGATTTCATCAAAAATGCTATTGAATTCTGTAAGCAGAATGGATTTGATGGTATTGATCTGCATTGGCAGTATCCTG GAGCTGAAGACTTCGGAGGTAACTCATCAGATAAGAATAATCTTGTAATGTTGCTTAAAGAGATGAAAGAAGCATTCGATCCTGAAAACTTGATCGTGAGCATGGCTGTTCCAGCTTCAAG aTTTAGAATAGAAGATGGATATAATGTTACGGCTATAAATCAATATGTAGAATGGATAACCATTGAAGCATTCGATCTCAGAGCAGAGAGGGAAAGTTGTGCTGTAGCAGATCATCATGCGCCATTATGGCCCAGACCCAGAGATGGTTCTGGAACTGATAACTTCTATAATGTG GATTATGCCGTCAAATATTGGTTAAGACAAGGAATGCCTGCTTCGAAGATAGTCTTAGGAGTACCACTTTTTGGAAGATCAGTCAAGTTGGAGAATCCAGCTAACAACTGGCCCGGAAGTAGGGCAATTGGTCCTGGAGATGAAGGAGAATACACTCAAACGAAAGGAATGCTGGCTTACTTTGAG atttgcaACAACGAAGACTCGAACGATTGGATCAAGAAGCACGACGAAGTTGGAAGTCCATACATAACTCGAGGAGACCAGTGGATCAGCTACGATGACAAAGACTCCATCATCAGCAAA ATGAATTATGTGAAGAAGATGGGATTAGCTGGAGGAGCCGTTTGGGCAGCAGATATGGATGATTTTAGAGGGCTTTGTGGTCAACCTTGGCCTTTGCTTACCGCTCTATCGAACACTCTTAGAG AAAGACCAGTAATGGATGGAGGCAATAGATTGAAATCAATCGGGTCTTGCGATTTGGAAGACGGACTTATGTCTGACCCAAAAAGCTGTGCAAGCTATTTTATGTGCAAACGTGGAATGAAGTATAGACTACACTGCCATGAAGGCACTTTGTACGATACCACAGCATCCATTTGCAG AGTGATGGATCCTTCCATGTGCTTACCTGGACAGAGTTTGCAAAACCTTTTCCAAGATGACCAACATGTGGATACTTTCAAAGTCAAAGATCTCAATCAAGATTACTACGGCCAATTTAAGCAATCCACAAAAG CCGCTGAAACTAAGCGAGCAGTTTGCTACTACACAAATTGGTCGTTCTACAGAAAAGGAGACGCAAAAGCTGTACCTGAATATATAGACCAACGTCTCTGTACTCATGTGGTGTACGCATATGCATCTTTGGATCCTGACAAGCTTATCGCTAAGGAGTTTGATCCTTGGGCTGATATTGATAACA atttgtacgCCAGAGTGACTTCTTTGGATGATGTCAAAGTGCTTCTGGGTCTCGGAGGATGGACCGATTCTGCTGGAGACAAATATAGTCGAATGGTGTCTTCAGGATCATCGAGACGCACTTTCGTAACCAATTTGATGGCTTTCTTGCGTCGTCATAACTTTGGAGGCGTACAATTTGACTGGAATTATCCCAAGTGCTGGCAGAGCAATTGTGCTAAAGGACCAGTTTCAGACAAAGCCAATTTTGCTAAATTGATTCAA GAATTGGCAGCAGAATTCAAGAAACAAACTCCTAAAATGGAACTAGGTGTGGCAGTTTCTGGATATAAAGAAGTGATAGATGTCGCATACGACCTTGCGTCGATCGGACGCGATGCAGATTACTTGTGGGTCATGGCGTTCGACTATCATGGTGGTTGGGAATCAGTAGTGTCACATGGAAGTCCTTTATATGCTCGTCCTGGAGATAGATATCCTCAATATACAGCA GACTTTgccattaaatatttaatatcaaaaggAGCACCTGCCGATAAATTGTTAATTGGACTTGCCTTCTACGGACAAACGTTTCAACTTGGAGGAACTACAAGATCCAACACTCCAGGATCTTCAGCGGTTGGACCCGGCACTCCAGGCGATCTTACCAAACAACCTGGCATGTTGGCCTATTATGAAATTTGCGACCGAGTGAAGAATCTGAGATGGCAAACTGGAATGCAGAACGGAGCTGGTCCTTATGCCTACAACAGAGACCAGTGGGTCGGATACGAAGATCCAAAATCCATTACTGAAAAGGTCATGTATGCAAAGGAACAGGGACTCGGGGGATTCGTAGCTTGGACTATAGACTTAGACGATTTTAGCAATGTGTGCTGTGCTGAACCTTTCCCATTGCTTAGAGCTGCTAACAGAGCTTTGGGTAGAATTACACCTGTTCCACCAAGTTCTTCATGCGAACGTCCACCAACACCAAGTACTCCAGCTCCACCAGTGATCACTACCATCTTTGACGCAG GAGCTAGTATGACAACTCAATGGACCCAAACACCATCTACTACAACGTCTCCTTGGTGGACTCCTGAGAAGACAACCACTACAACTACCACTGCCAAAACGACTACCACTCCCTGGTGGGCTACTTCTACCACCACTACGACTACACCAAAACCTATTATTACTACGACTAGAGCTACTACTACAGCAAGACCTACCACTACAGCTAGACCTACCACCACATCAAAACCTCCCACTACAGCTGTACAAG gtGGATCCGGAGAGCCATGCTCAGTCGGGACATACAGTTCGGATCCTGGTAGTTGCACAACATACCTAATATGTGCAGGAGGTGAGAAAAAGCGTCAACAGTGTGCTCCAGGATTACATTGGAATGCAGCTGCTATGCTTTGCGATTGGCCAACTGCTGCACAATGTATAAGCAATGGAG GAATGAGCATGATGACTTCAACTCCTGCAACCTTCCCTGTCAAAGTGGAGATGACTACACACAGGCCGATGCACACAACAACGCGATGGACCCCTACCACGACTACGACCCAACGTCAAGAGACTACCACCCACAATAAACCAACGAGAAAACCCATGGGTGatcatcatcaccatcaccATCCTCACAAGAAGCCAACGAAGCCTCCGCAAATG GCATGCGATAACGGAGCTTACTATGCCCACAATGAATGTGACATGTTCAACATTTGCGTTAACAATAGACTCATTGCTCAAGTCTGCGCGCCTGGATTGATCTGGAATCAAGATGAGACCATGTGTGACTATGCATCGAAGACCACTTGCAAGAATAATGGTGCCACGTTTAAGAAAGTTGCTGCAGTTTTGA ATGCACCATGCCAAGAAGGCTTATTCTCGGCGTACCCAGGAGATTGTGCGCAATATCAATTGTGCCAGTGGGGCATATTCCAAGCGTTCCAGTGCAGTCCAGGTCTTCATTGGAATAAG GATAGAAATATATGCGACTGGCCTGACAGTGCCAAATGCGACGAAACTTCGAGCGGCTTAGGGCCTGATGCATCTGTTCCAGAAGTACGTCCAGAAATTCCAACTAGTTCTGGTGGACCAGCTCCGACTCAAAATCCAATGTGGACACCACCTACTGTTGCAACTACTACGACGACCACCACAGAGGCCAGCAACATAGAACCACTGTCAGGATATTACAAAGTAGTATGCTACTTCACTAATTGGGCTTGGTACAGAAGAGGAATCGGAAAGTATGTACCCGAAGACATCAATTCTAAACTTTGCACGCACGTCGTATACGGTTTTGCAGTCTTGGACTTTGAAAATCTTATAGTCAAAGCTCATGACTCCTGGgctgattttgataata AATTCTACGAGCGTGTCACTGCTTATAAGAAGAAGGGCGTCAAAGTTTCCTTGGCTCTTGGAGGATGGAATGATTCAGCTGGAGATAAATACAGCAGATTGGTCAACAGTGCTGCGGCTAGAGCTCGTTTCAATAACCACGTTCTCGAATTCCTTATTAAGCACAACTTTGATGGATTAGATTTGGATTGGGAGTACCCAACTTGCTGGCAG ACTGATTGCTCCAAAGGACCTGATACAGATAAGGCAGCTTTCACAGCTTGGGTGCACGAGCTGAGTGTTGCTTTCAAACCGAAGGGTTTGTTGCTTTCAGCAGCCGTATCAGCTAGTAAGACGATCATCGATGCTGGATATGATGTAGCTGCCATCGCCGAAGACATGGATTGGATCGCAGTCATGACTTACGATTACCGCGGTCAGTGGGATAAGAAGACTGGACACTTGTCTTCACTCTACTACCATCCCGATGATGATAACAAATACTTCAATTCG AACTATTCCATGAACTATTGGATATCACTCGGTGCTCATCCTAGGAAATTAGTCATGGGTATGCCTTTCTATGGTCAATCGTTCACTTTGGGCACAAGCTGGGATACACCTGCAGATCTGTTGGCGAATAAGGATAAGAAAGGTCTGAATGTACCTGCTAGAGCTGGAGGACAAGCTGGCGAATACACTCGCTCTGCAGGATTCCTTTCATATTATGAA ATTTGCGACAAGGTTAGAAACCAACAATGGACCGTGGTGCAAGATGAAGAGGGTCGAATGGGTCCTTATGCTTATAAGGGCGATCAGTGGGTTGGATACGATGACAAGGCTATGATCAGAAAGAAGTCACAATTTGTCAAAGATATGAACTTGGGTGGTGCCATGATATGGGCTCTTGATTTGGACGACTTCAAAAATAC TTGTGGAGAAGGAGTACATCCACTACTGAACGCAATCCATGATGTCCTGAAAGATTCTGGGGTGTCACAAGATGTACCGTCGTGGGTGACTGAAAAACCAGTTCAAATGCCAGTAGAGAAGCCAACAGAGCGACCTGTTGAAATGAAACCACCGATCGAACCTGTCGTTgctgaagaagaagaagaaggagAAGAATTAATGCCTGGAGAAGAATTGATGCCCGGAGAAGAATTAATGCCCGGAGAAGTTGAAAGTGTAGAGTCAGAAGAAGAATCAGGGGAAGATGCAAGCGATGAAGTGTCTGATTACAAAGTTGTTTGCTACTTCACCAACTGGGCTTGGTATAG ACAAGGCACTGGCAAATATCTTCCTGGTGATATAGATCCATCTTTATGCACCCATATATTGTATGGTTTCGCTGTATTGGATGCGCAAAATCTGATTGTCAAACCACACGATTCTTGGGCAGATCTCGATAACA AATTCTACGAAAAGGTCACAGCTATGAGATCCAAGGGAGTCAAAGTACTCTTGGCTTTGGGCGGTTGGAACGATTCAGCTGGAGATAAATACAGCAGATTGGTAAACAGTCCATCAGCTCGAAGAAAGTTTGTCGTTCAAGTCCTTGAATTCGTCCTGCAGAACAACTTTGATGGACTTGATTTGGATTGGGAATACCCAGTATGCTGGCAA GTTGAATGTAATAAAGGACCTGCTTCTGACAAGGATGGATTCTCTGCCTTGGTGAAAGAGTTGAGGCAAGCTTTCAAACCCAAAAACTTGTTGTTGACAGCTGCTGTATCACCCAACAGAAAAGTCATTGATGccg gaTATGATGTGCCTGTTCTCTCTCAAAATCTTGATTGGATTGCTGTTATGACCTACGATTATCATGGACAGTGGGATAAGAAGACTGGACATGTCGCTCCTATGTACGCTCACCCGGAAGACGCTGATGAACATTTCAATGTT AATTACACCATTCATCATTGGTTGTCTCGCGGAGCATCCCGGTCTAAGTTAGTGTTGGGATTGTCTCTGTATGGGCAGTCGTTCTCTTTGTCTATGTCTGAGAACAATGGTTTGAACACTCCAACTTATGGTGGTGGAGAAGCTGGTGATTTTACGAGAGCGAGAGGATTCTTGGCTTACTATGAG ATTTGTGAACGTGTACAAAGACAAAACTGGAATGTTGTACGAGATCCCAGAGGACGAATGGGTCCTTATGCTTACAAAGGAGATCAGTGGGTGTCCTTTGATGATGTTCCAATGATTAGACATAAG AGTTCATACATCAAAGCCATGGGACTCGGAGGAGGAATGGTCTGGGCGCTGGATCTCGACGACTTCCGTGGAATATGCGGATGTGAAAAATCACCACTACTCAGTGCTGCTTCGAGAGAACTTGGAAGATTGAAGACTCCACAACCTAAGTGTCAACTCGAAACCGCTACAg GAGTGATGGTTCCAACACCTCCTCCAGAGATCACAACTCAAAAACCAGCAATAGCATCGACAATGAGACCAGCAGTAGCCACAACACAAAGACCCATCGCTACACAACCTCCATCAACCGGATCTCGACCCGGAACT GTTTCACTGTCTGGCCAACCATGTGGTGGAAAAATCTTCTCAGCGGATCCTATGGATTGCAACAAATACTATTTGTGTAATAATGGAGTGCTTCAAGTGCAGAGCTGTCCTGCTAATCTATACTGGAATAAT GATCACTGCGACTGGCCTTCTAATACTAAATGTAAACCTGGATCACCTGAAGCTGGAGTTCCTCCAGTTCCTGTGACTTCTGCCCCATCGGCACCACCAAAACCAGTAGCCACAACTCAAAAACCAACAGTTATAACAAAACCGTCTGATTTAATGGTTGTGTGCTACTTCACTAACTGGGCTTGGTACAG ACAAGGCGAAGGAAAGTATGGTCCTGAGGATATTGACGCTGATCTTTGTACGCACATTGCTTATGGTTTCGCCGTGCTCGATTCTACAAAGTTGACTATCACCCCGCATGACTCCTGGGCTGATATTGATAAtg ATTTCTATGGAAAAGTAACTGCACTGAGAGCCAAAGGAAAAAAAGTGGTCATAGCTATCGGAGGATGGAATGATTCACTCGGAGACAAATATTCGAGATTGGTCAACAGTCCATCATCTAGAGCCCGCTTCGTCACCAACGTAGTAGAGTTCATTGAGAAATATCATTTCGACGGATTGGACTTGGATTGGGAGTATCCCAAATGCTGGCAG GTCGATTGTAATGCTGGACCAGCGTCAGATAAACAAGGATTTGCAAGTCTGGTCAAAGAGCTCAGACAAGCGTTCACACCCAGAGGCTGGTTGCTATCGGCTGCTGTATCTGCAAGCCGTGCCGTCATCGATGCCGCTTATGACGTGCCATCCTTGGGAAGAGATCTTGATTGGATCGCTCTCATGTCTTATGACTACCACGGTCATTGGGATCGCAAAACTGGACATGTGGCTCCCCTGTTATACTATCCTGGTGATACTTACGATTACTTCAACACG AACTTCTCAGTCAACTATTGGATAGAGAAAGGTGCACCGCCTAGTAAAATAATTATGGGTATTCCATTGTATGGACAGTCTTTCACGCTTGTTGATATGAATAATCGGGGGCTGCACGCGCCGGCGAGTGGACCCGGAGAAGCCGGTGAATTCACCAGAGCTGGCGGCTTCTTGGCATATAATGAG ATCTGTGAGCGAGTCAAACACGCCGGTTGGTCCGTTGAGCGCGATCCGGAGAACCGTATCGGACCTTGGGCCAGACGGGGAACTCAATGGGTGTCCTTCGACGACACTGCCATGGTGACCAGGAAGTCTGAAATGGTCCGGAAGATGGGACTAGGCGGCGCTATGGTTTGGGCCTTGGATCTGGACGACTTCCGCAATCGGTGCGGCTGCGGACGTCATCCATTGCTGAAGGCAATCAACGCTGCATTCCGCTCTCAGTCACCACCTACGTGCGATTTATAA
- the LOC143915321 gene encoding putative serine hydrolase — protein MMNSSKCTLTILNTMRKSFRNLYFINRSYSSAVTEKSTADIEFEEVEIPVPWGHISCVHWGPKDKQPILALHGWQDNAGTWKPLIPHLPKNTSILAIDFPGHGKSSWFPSGTFYHFPDNPVVLRRIVKYYGWKSVSLLGHSMGAITSFAYSALFPDEVNFMIQLDNLKPTTGRSKNFIERSSTSLDKSLIADARNISGSEPPSYSWDEITEKVYLGSHKSIGTTNAKHLMERGLTKSASDPNKYYFSRDSRLKRSFELGTNMEDVRAMAERIKCPTLHIKFESGPYFEPKEMYMEILEMMKKNKDFEAHVVPGTHHSHLNNPELSAPLINTFLQKYHKI, from the exons ATGATGAATAGCTCCAAGTGTACATTGACAATCTTAAACACAATGAGGAAATCATTTCGAAATCTATACTTTATAAATAGAAGCTATTCTAGTGCTGTCACTGAAAAATCCACTGCCGAtattgaa TTTGAAGAAGTTGAAATTCCTGTACCATGGGGTCACATATCCTGTGTCCATTGGGGGCCGAAAGATAAGCAACCTATTCTTGCTTTGCACGGCTGGCAGGACAATGCCGGAACTTGGAAACCGCTAATTCCACATTTACCAAAAAATACTTCAATCTTAGCTATAGACTTTCCCGGTCACGGAAAGTCTTCATGGTTTCCTTCAG GTACGTTCTACCACTTCCCAGATAACCCAGTAGTTTTAAGAAGAATCGTTAAGTATTATGGATGGAAGTCGGTATCTCTATTGGGCCACTCCATGGGAGCCATCACATCGTTTGCATACTCGGCATTGTTCCCCGACGAGGTGAATTTCATGATTCAACTGGACAACCTGAAACCAACGACGGGTCGTTCGAAAAATTTCATCGAGAGGAGTAGTACTTCTCTCGATAAATCTTTAATAGCCGACGCCAGGAACATCTCGGGCTCCGAACCCCCTTCGTATTCCTGGGACGAAATAACCGAAAAGGTCTACCTGGGCTCACACAAGTCGATCGGCACGACGAACGCCAAGCATCTGATGGAGAGAGGACTCACCAAGTCAGCTTCGGATCCAAACAAGTATTACTTCAGCAGAGACTCCCGTCTGAAGCGCAGTTTCGAGCTCGGAACTAATATGGAAGACGTGCGTGCAATGGCCGAGCGTATAAAATGTCCGACTTTGCACATCAAGTTTGAGTCGGGGCCGTACTTCGAACCTAAGGAAATGTATATGGAGATATTGGAGATGATGAAGAAGAATAAGGATTTCGAAGCGCACGTCGTTCCCGGAACTCACCATTCGCATCTAAACAATCCGGAGCTTAGCGCACCTCTCATAAATACGTTTTTACAAAAGTATCATAAGATTTAG